From the Lolium rigidum isolate FL_2022 chromosome 2, APGP_CSIRO_Lrig_0.1, whole genome shotgun sequence genome, one window contains:
- the LOC124688253 gene encoding probable calcium-binding protein CML20 translates to MGQAVSADSSSSRRLSQPRPLAPQACVPAKAAKDADTELMRVFKSFDADADGRISASEIQKLRRCTTAEAKEMVAAVDSDGDGFISIEEFGALLDDGESDALRMAFQEYDENGDGMITAEELFRALRRVLPDEDLTVEKCSEMIAGVDKDGDGLISFDEFKAMMGTKSS, encoded by the coding sequence ATGGGTCAAGCCGTCTCCGCTGATTCTTCCTCCAGCCGCCGCCTCTCCCAGCCACGCCCGCTGGCTCCTCAGGCTTGCGTGCCTGCGAAAGCAGCAAAGGACGCCGACACAGAGCTCATGCGTGTCTTCAAGAGCTTCGACGCTGACGCTGATGGCCGCATCTCGGCCTCCGAGATTCAGAAGCTGCGCAGGTGCACGACCGCGGAGGCGAAGGAGATGGTCGCCGCGGTGGACAGCGACGGGGACGGGTTCATCAGCATCGAGGAGTTCGGGGCACTGCTGGACGACGGGGAGTCTGACGCGCTACGCATGGCTTTCCAGGAGTACGACGAGAACGGGGACGGGATGATCACCGCGGAGGAGCTGTTCAGAGCGCTGCGACGGGTGCTCCCCGACGAGGATCTGACGGTCGAGAAGTGCTCCGAGATGATAGCCGGGGTAGACAAGGACGGCGACGGCCTCATCTCCTTCGACGAGTTCAAGGCCATGATGGGGACCAAGAGCTCGTGA